A single genomic interval of Gemmatimonas sp. UBA7669 harbors:
- a CDS encoding alpha/beta hydrolase family protein, with protein MMPPRVFRLPTRLTTSVFATLALALGACAQPLTIAPSDASTVLAKRSITAPNPGEKGTHAVRFLYYGSGKDRRRPEYRDSITYRTGTVDASPYARMEPAAAKSRKKYWGYDNTAFPLNARVWYPEGTGPFPLVLVVHGNHDMTEYSDPGYQWLGELLASRGFILASIDENFLNGGIRGENDARGWMLLKHLEVFRALNDSAGKPLAGKVDMSRIALMGHSRGGEAVAIAGAFNRLPAYPDDATQRFNFNFNIKALVAIAPVDGQYRPAEQPTPVHDYSYLVIHGSHDGDVSSFMGLTQYNRFRFTRPGPEFKSAIWMHRANHGQWNTVWNDRDNGDYSVRALQLKALIDGEEQRRFGRVVIGGFLEATLNGRDEYRMIFRDHRSAGDWLPPTMYLTRYADARTTMLATFEEDVDVSSGSVPGVRLLGDSLSTWRESDMPSRSRAATFRSNAATLGWNNTPVGKDTTAPRWPARFTVSLSDSLSRALSLTPQHALLLTVGTTDQKPGPRRVPRDTSKRDSTKSDSAGKATPPKPTAAGKSSGKPPKDTVPPDFTLELEDADGRVARLPLSTFGAVRLPIESYIYRRRGRDKSQFPTLAEPIMQTYVAPLAAFREANSALDVTRLRALRLVFDRKRAGTVQLDDIGVSRPQ; from the coding sequence ATGATGCCCCCGCGCGTTTTCCGTTTGCCGACTCGCCTGACGACGTCGGTCTTCGCCACGCTGGCCCTTGCCCTCGGCGCCTGTGCGCAACCCCTCACCATTGCGCCCAGTGACGCCAGCACCGTGCTGGCCAAGCGCAGTATCACGGCGCCCAACCCGGGGGAGAAAGGCACACACGCCGTCCGCTTCCTGTACTACGGCAGCGGCAAGGATCGGCGTCGGCCGGAGTATCGCGATTCCATCACCTACCGTACCGGTACGGTGGACGCGTCGCCTTACGCCCGCATGGAGCCGGCGGCGGCAAAGAGTCGCAAGAAGTACTGGGGCTACGACAACACCGCTTTCCCGCTCAATGCGCGCGTGTGGTATCCCGAAGGCACGGGGCCGTTTCCCCTCGTGCTCGTCGTGCACGGCAATCACGATATGACGGAGTACTCCGATCCGGGCTATCAATGGTTGGGTGAACTCCTCGCTTCGCGCGGTTTCATTCTCGCGTCCATCGACGAGAATTTCCTGAACGGCGGCATACGCGGTGAAAACGACGCGCGTGGCTGGATGTTGCTCAAGCATCTCGAAGTGTTTCGGGCGCTCAACGACAGCGCCGGCAAGCCACTGGCCGGCAAGGTGGACATGTCCCGCATCGCGCTCATGGGGCACTCACGCGGTGGAGAGGCGGTGGCCATTGCCGGCGCCTTCAACCGCCTGCCGGCCTACCCGGACGACGCCACGCAGCGTTTCAACTTCAACTTCAACATCAAGGCGCTGGTGGCCATTGCGCCGGTGGACGGCCAGTATCGTCCCGCCGAGCAACCCACGCCGGTGCACGACTACAGCTACCTCGTCATTCATGGCTCGCACGATGGCGACGTGAGCAGCTTCATGGGCCTCACGCAGTACAATCGCTTCCGCTTCACGCGCCCGGGCCCCGAGTTCAAGAGCGCCATCTGGATGCACCGCGCCAATCACGGACAGTGGAACACCGTGTGGAACGACCGCGACAATGGTGACTACTCCGTGCGTGCGCTGCAGCTCAAGGCCCTCATCGATGGCGAAGAGCAGCGGCGATTTGGCCGTGTGGTCATTGGCGGCTTCCTCGAGGCCACGCTCAACGGCCGCGACGAGTACCGCATGATCTTCCGCGATCACCGCAGCGCCGGAGACTGGCTGCCGCCCACCATGTATCTCACCCGCTACGCCGACGCCCGCACGACCATGCTGGCCACCTTCGAAGAGGATGTGGACGTGAGCAGTGGTTCAGTGCCCGGCGTGCGCCTGCTCGGCGACTCGCTCAGCACCTGGCGCGAGTCCGATATGCCCTCGCGCTCACGCGCGGCCACCTTCCGCAGCAACGCGGCAACACTGGGCTGGAACAACACACCGGTGGGCAAGGACACCACGGCCCCGCGTTGGCCCGCGCGCTTCACCGTGTCACTCAGCGACTCGCTGTCCCGTGCGCTCTCGCTGACGCCGCAACATGCGTTGCTCCTGACCGTGGGAACCACGGACCAGAAGCCGGGGCCGCGCCGAGTACCGCGTGACACCAGCAAGCGCGATAGCACCAAGAGCGACAGCGCAGGCAAGGCCACGCCGCCGAAACCCACTGCGGCAGGCAAGTCGTCCGGCAAGCCGCCCAAGGACACGGTCCCGCCCGACTTCACACTCGAACTGGAAGACGCGGACGGGCGCGTGGCCCGGCTGCCCCTCAGCACCTTCGGCGCGGTGCGCCTGCCCATCGAGAGCTACATCTATCGCCGACGGGGCCGCGACAAGTCGCAGTTCCCCACCCTGGCGGAACCCATCATGCAGACCTATGTCGCGCCGCTTGCGGCATTCCGCGAGGCCAACAGCGCACTCGATGTCACCAGGCTGCGCGCGCTACGCCTGGTTTTCGATCGCAAGCGAGCCGGCACCGTGCAGCTCGACGACATCGGCGTTTCCCGTCCGCAGTAG
- a CDS encoding aminotransferase class V-fold PLP-dependent enzyme — MDRRHFVSALASASALPALSVTYAPDAVRRLIDATQVAGDRPLPDFSGLTRGRTAEALAADEDFWEPIQRAFDVDRTWVNLNNGGCSPAPSQVMAKLERDLRFSNELPVIHMWQTLEPRIEVVRRELAQDFGCDPEEMAVTRNASESLITLIYGLDLKRGDEVLISNQNYGRMINAWKQRAAREGIVIKEISFPVPCTDPQRIVDAFAAGITPRTRVMEITHITNLTGQILPVKELVTMARARGVQTFVDGAHAYAHFPFTRDTLDCDYYGTSLHKWLTAPIGTGFLYMRRDRIRSIWPLMAQNPGQEGDIRKFEEIGTHPAANHNAVAMATAFHRAIGADRKVARLRFLRDRWAKRLMAEGQGRVKVLTPLDSPWGAGIGFLSIDGMDHDALGSWLFAKHRVVQTPITHAEFRGIRVTPNVYTTLDEVDQFSELVLRALREGMR, encoded by the coding sequence ATGGACCGTCGCCATTTCGTTTCCGCCCTCGCCAGCGCGTCGGCGCTGCCCGCCCTGTCCGTGACCTACGCGCCGGACGCCGTGCGTCGCCTGATTGACGCCACGCAGGTGGCCGGTGATCGGCCGCTGCCGGACTTCTCCGGTCTGACCCGCGGACGCACCGCTGAAGCCCTCGCCGCCGATGAGGACTTCTGGGAGCCCATTCAGCGCGCCTTCGACGTCGATCGCACCTGGGTGAATCTCAACAACGGGGGCTGTTCGCCGGCGCCGTCGCAGGTCATGGCCAAGCTGGAGCGCGACCTGCGCTTTTCGAACGAGCTGCCCGTGATTCACATGTGGCAGACGCTCGAGCCGCGCATCGAGGTGGTGCGCCGCGAGCTGGCGCAGGATTTCGGCTGTGATCCGGAAGAGATGGCCGTCACGCGCAACGCCTCCGAGTCGCTCATCACGCTGATCTACGGGCTCGATCTCAAACGCGGCGACGAGGTGCTGATCAGCAACCAGAACTACGGGCGCATGATCAACGCCTGGAAGCAGCGGGCCGCGCGTGAAGGCATCGTGATCAAGGAGATTTCGTTTCCGGTGCCGTGCACGGACCCGCAGCGCATCGTCGATGCCTTCGCGGCGGGCATCACACCGCGCACCCGTGTCATGGAGATCACGCACATCACCAACCTCACGGGACAGATTCTGCCGGTGAAGGAGTTGGTGACCATGGCCCGCGCACGCGGCGTGCAGACCTTCGTCGACGGCGCGCATGCCTACGCGCATTTCCCGTTCACTCGCGATACGCTCGACTGCGACTACTACGGCACCAGTCTGCACAAGTGGCTCACGGCGCCCATCGGCACAGGCTTTCTGTATATGCGACGCGATCGCATTCGGTCGATCTGGCCGCTCATGGCCCAGAATCCCGGGCAGGAAGGCGATATTCGCAAGTTCGAGGAGATCGGCACCCACCCGGCGGCCAACCACAATGCCGTGGCCATGGCCACGGCCTTTCATCGCGCCATCGGAGCCGATCGCAAGGTGGCGCGGCTGCGCTTCCTCCGGGATCGCTGGGCCAAACGCCTGATGGCTGAAGGGCAGGGCCGCGTGAAGGTGCTCACCCCGCTTGATTCGCCCTGGGGGGCAGGTATCGGCTTCCTCTCCATCGACGGCATGGATCACGACGCCCTGGGCAGCTGGCTCTTCGCCAAGCACCGGGTGGTGCAGACGCCCATCACGCACGCCGAGTTCCGCGGCATCCGTGTCACACCGAACGTGTACACCACGCTCGATGAAGTCGACCAGTTCTCGGAGCTCGTGCTGCGCGCACTGCGCGAGGGCATGCGATGA
- a CDS encoding DUF4412 domain-containing protein, whose translation MRPASRTTALMIAGLLGGHMLVSPTLAAQTARSRAFEGSVSMRATLPSPNGPQTQVMEYLVRDGKARVNVAGGAMSLLVLPAESRAYLLMAAQASYREMPLPAAANSGASVSATPPGGTARGPAPVVTSTRLGRTETIAGLRCDVMRMVMRVAERADSLELCVTTELGEYVNPLTLMRGGTDPVQDALPPGGFPLRVARSDGTVMLEVTKVERRRLDPALFSVPLDYTRVEAPRRR comes from the coding sequence ATGAGGCCCGCGTCTCGCACCACGGCGTTGATGATCGCCGGGCTGCTCGGTGGGCACATGCTGGTGTCGCCGACGCTCGCTGCGCAGACCGCGCGGTCCCGCGCCTTCGAAGGCAGTGTCAGCATGCGTGCCACATTGCCTTCGCCCAATGGGCCGCAAACGCAGGTGATGGAGTACCTGGTCCGTGACGGCAAGGCGCGTGTGAACGTGGCGGGTGGGGCCATGAGTTTGCTGGTCCTGCCGGCTGAGTCCCGTGCGTATCTGCTCATGGCTGCGCAGGCGAGCTATCGCGAGATGCCGCTGCCTGCCGCCGCGAATTCCGGCGCGTCCGTCAGTGCGACGCCGCCGGGAGGCACTGCACGCGGCCCGGCGCCGGTCGTCACGAGCACACGACTTGGGCGCACGGAAACGATCGCGGGACTGCGCTGTGACGTCATGCGCATGGTGATGCGTGTCGCCGAGCGGGCCGATTCGCTGGAACTCTGCGTGACCACGGAGCTGGGTGAGTATGTCAATCCGCTCACCCTGATGCGCGGAGGAACCGATCCAGTGCAGGACGCCCTTCCGCCCGGCGGATTCCCGCTGCGTGTGGCGCGCTCAGACGGCACCGTGATGCTGGAGGTGACCAAGGTGGAGCGGCGGCGGCTTGACCCGGCTTTGTTCAGCGTACCGCTCGACTATACCCGGGTGGAGGCGCCGCGGCGGCGCTGA
- a CDS encoding DUF547 domain-containing protein has protein sequence MTRRALTVLRAASLATACGMAALTFPTVATISWAQGATTGPAAASTLRADHRDWDAVLRRHVRDGRVDYDGVARDSAFARYLAWLPTVAVDALDEDDRLAYWINAYNAWTVQLIVSSGERETIRNLHKTLGVFRLKGPWSVPLVKAAGKTWTLDEVEHRILRTQFREPRIHFAIVPAARGAAPLRSEAYLGATLDEQLNEQARVFLADTTRNRYNGRVLWLSPVILQYRSDFGANNVELGKYFAPFFPAARDVLEKGRFPLGATSFDWRLNGPVDPARTKASGKAM, from the coding sequence ATGACCCGCCGTGCGCTGACGGTGCTGCGCGCCGCCTCGCTCGCCACCGCGTGCGGCATGGCAGCGCTGACGTTCCCGACCGTGGCAACGATTAGCTGGGCGCAGGGCGCCACAACCGGGCCGGCCGCCGCTTCTACCCTGCGGGCCGACCATCGCGACTGGGACGCCGTGTTGCGCCGCCATGTGCGTGATGGCCGCGTGGACTATGACGGCGTGGCGCGCGACAGCGCGTTTGCACGCTATCTGGCGTGGTTGCCCACCGTGGCCGTGGACGCGCTCGACGAGGACGATCGCCTCGCGTACTGGATCAACGCCTACAATGCGTGGACCGTGCAGCTCATTGTGTCGAGTGGTGAACGCGAAACCATTCGCAATCTGCACAAGACCCTGGGCGTGTTCCGACTCAAGGGCCCATGGAGCGTGCCGTTGGTCAAGGCCGCAGGCAAGACCTGGACGCTGGACGAGGTGGAACACCGCATTCTGCGCACACAGTTCCGGGAGCCGCGCATTCACTTTGCCATCGTCCCTGCGGCCCGCGGGGCGGCGCCGCTTCGCAGCGAAGCCTACCTGGGCGCCACACTCGACGAGCAGCTGAACGAGCAGGCGCGCGTGTTTCTGGCCGACACGACACGCAACCGCTACAACGGTCGGGTGCTCTGGCTCAGCCCCGTCATCCTGCAGTATCGCAGCGACTTCGGCGCCAACAACGTGGAACTGGGCAAGTACTTCGCCCCCTTCTTTCCCGCCGCACGGGACGTGCTGGAGAAAGGGCGGTTTCCACTTGGCGCCACGAGTTTCGACTGGCGTCTGAACGGCCCGGTGGACCCGGCCCGCACCAAGGCGTCGGGCAAGGCCATGTGA